CTGTTTATATTCATTTGTACATTTCTATTCATCGTAATTCGTAAGCACATTGTCTGAAATTGGGATCTGCCAGCTTGAAAACGCTGGCGATCAGGCAGACACGTTGAGGGCTGAAGTAATGGCTTTCGTGGGAGCCGCTTCAAAATACTGCTGTATTTATTCGCTAGTCAAACGAAATCTCAGTTTAAATTATCGAGTGGATTATCGCTTTGATTATAGAtatagatttaaattttaagaaataaattttacaaataGCTCAGAACAAGTGGTATAAACAATATAGTAGGTCCTTTTTTAATACATAGAATAAATACTTCACTTAAATAATACAGTGAATAAACCGAAAAGAACGGGGCCGAAGTATTTTCATTGTCCGACTCTTATGATGGCAATAGCCATTGCAACTCCGACACCCGGTGGCCAATATTCGAGGAAATGAATTGATCCCGGTAAAATTCTTGCATTCCAAATGAGCTGTTCATAGGGCGCAGTGGAGGAGACAAAGGTCTTCTGACTACAAATTTTGGTGGATTTGATCTTTTTACTTAGGTCTTCCCTGCACCTTTTCTTCTGTTTAAAGGGAAAAGATACATCTTAGAGATTTTCTTTTACAAACGTATAGTAAAAGATACATGAAGAAAGAGAGGTAGTACATGACACACTGACTGAATCTTGAGAACTGGATTTGTAAGTACGTATAGTACCGTTCTTGTTTAGTATACAGTGTATTTCAGAAACCGACATTGTGATTTGAGATCTACAATTTGGCTTTTTTGGAAAATCTCACATAAGATAATAATAGACAATCAGACAAACTTTTAatagaaaactcaacttctTTTCGTTTATGAGATACTTCCTCTGTTATAGAATAAAACCACTTTTAACTATGAATATAGATTTATCTACAAGtgtatgttcagattcgtagttaAAAGTTTCTATATTTCCAGACAAGAGTAGTATTCCTTTGCTCTCTTCCCTTTGTCTATTTACCAATTATATTTCTTGCAAACAAAGTTTGAGTTTCTTGTTAAGTTTTTGTATGATTATCTGTACATAAGAGAGTTTGGTGGCGTGTTGGTGTGGGGAATAGAACATGCTCTATTTGATCATAGATTGCTTAGTTTAAGATAGATGGtagtattcatttttttatgaaaaaggaTTACTGAACTTTGAGTTGTCTCCGTAGTATTTGCCCCCTTATTTCACGACCCTCTGATCTGTTGGCGTTTTTCTTGTTTAGGGTCATGCACAAAATGATTTACTCAAATGTACACAAAATGAGGGTTAGGAACCCTCACTCCTCAGCACACAAAataaagcagcatttagcacataattaagttttagttatttttttaaaaaatagattaatatgattttttaaaacaacttttgtatagaaactttttttaaaaaaaacacaccgtttaacaatttgaaaaacctgcacgcggaaaacaagggggagttgggaagggctgggaACGAACGTGTTGTGACATACCCAAATTTTGCGTGTAATTCTCAGAAGTGATTAACAATCTTTACGACGGTGCCTCTTTTTTTTGCCCCCTCTAATTTCCTCTCGAGAGATCGATATATGCCTAAACTTGTAATTGTGGAAACCCTAATTCGTACCTGCAACAAATCTGGGATTTTAGAGTGATGCACCCATATTGAAAAGAGCCGCATGAAAAATGCTCGCGATGCACGTGAACCTGATCGGCTGCTCCTTCCTTCCGTCCTTTGCGTGACAGGTGATGTTCTATGTCACTTGCTCACTGCACGTATAGACGGCTCAGATGCCGGGAAGCACCCTGTtcacaaactttttttttttttttttgccttgcaCCTGACTCTTCAAGAATttagggcttgttcactttgctatcattttcaaccttaccaagttttagaattgccaaattttagtaaggtagacaaaattttggcaaggttGCCAAATTTCGGCAAGATTTCATGtgcttactaaaatttggcaacaaactaaatataaccacttttttggtaactttaaaaaaaaaaaaagggtaaggttgaaaatggtagcaaGGTGAACAAGCCCTTCGAAGAAGAGCAAAGCAACTTAAAAAGTAGAGTAAATATTCACAAAAGTCCAGTCCATTGGAAACAGGGCAGCATATAGTCTTCAAACTTTGATAGGCAGTTCAACAATTCTACAGACTAGGAGTACAATTGCATTGCACCCCACTTAGGTAGGTGTAGTTAATACTAACAATTCTCTCCTCATGAAGTAGATGTcacctaaattatttttaacccTTGGATGATAAATCTAAGGTGCAAATTGTTTCTTCTCTTATGAAACTATACCCACCTCAGATATTTATAACCTTAGGGTGATCGATCTAAGATGTAAATAGTACAAATCAGAAGTCACACTGTCTAGCTACAAAACAAAGCATGTCATTTTGTCATGTAACTTCAAGCAGCAATGCATGGAGTTTTTCATCCAGTAGTATTAGATTAACGCCCAGGTCCAGTATAAGCATACGGGAAAAGAACAGTTAACGCTCCCTCAACTACCAAATGAACCAAACCATGTAGTAGTTCAAACATGCTCAAAGCCTGAAATGCAACAGAGTAGTTCACGCAGGTAATAAGCATGCATGCAggcacaagcagcagcagcagcacacccCCATCCATCTCCAACCCCCACAATCTTAACAAGAATAAAGCATGGCAGCCTGATGGCAGCAAGGAGCTAGTAATACAATACAAGATCTGAGCTCGTACCTCTTGCTACCACTTACCCCCCATGGCTTCCTTCCTTGCTGCTAGCCTGCTCATTGCCCTCGTAGTGTCAGGCTCCAACGTCGCTGCTACGCCTTCCCCATCGGCGGTGGTGGGCAATGGCGACATCGCCTCCACTGCACAGGAGATGCAGCGAGCCCGCTACTTCACCTTCGTCATGCTCATCAGGATGGTGCAGGAGAAGATCCCACACAACACCACCTTCCTGATGCCCAACGACAGGATGCTGTCAACTGCAACCATCCCGGAGAGCCAAGTGATGGAGTTCCTGTCAAGGCATTCCATCCCGGCTCCGCTCATGTTCGACGACCTCATCAAGCTTCCCAACGCAACAATAGTTCCCACAGCCCATTCGAGCCAGACAATCACAATAACCAATGTGAAGCACCAGAAGATCTACTTCAACAATATTGAGCTCATCAGTCCTGACGTCTGCCGCGTAGGAGATTTGTTCAGGTGCCATGGAATCAATGGAGTTATAAGGCCAATAGTACCAAGAGGAAAAGGGTCAGCTTGCCCTGGCCACCTTGCTCCAGCAACTGCAGCACCTGGACCAGCTTCAGGGGCAAACCGGTCCTTGGAGACGTCTTCGCTAACCTCTCCCAACATGAGTTCTGCCACAAGTCCATCCCTGCAACCTGCAGCAGAAAGCCCTCAAAGTTCAGACACTTCCACGTCACAAATTGCATCTTCTTATACTACACTAATCTTAGTGTTAGTCTTTTCCATTTTCTAAGTTTGGATCCATGGACATACAGTTCAATGGATGCATCTCTATTCAGGGAAAGCTAATGCAAGCTAGTAGTTTTTTGTCTGAACATGCCTTCACATCTTTTTCTGATCTATACCTATTTGGTATTTAGAGGAAAAGCTTCAAATATTTGTTAATTCATTTGATCACTGTTCTTTATTAGAAAAGCgattatattttccttttttgtaCGATGGGAAAAATTAGCAAGATGGAAATCAAGCCTTAAGAGTTTTAAGTTATTTCTGTTCATATGATTATTATCATGCATAACACAGTAAGATCAATTATAACAACACGATTAGTTAGACTATTGAGTAGGTTTCCAAAAGCAGGTCTGACCAACCTGGAGCAGCATCAACCCAAATTTGCCAGCCTTCAGCAGCTTCCCATGCATTTGCTGAAGATCAATGTGTTGGCCAGCCCAAATTAAACTGGAATGATTGAATGAATAGCTCCATGTTAGACAAAAGTTTTATGATAATATAATAGAAACAGAAAGTATTAACAACCTGTGGAACATCCATACCTATGGTGTATGGCTCTATGCACAGCTCTTGTATGAGAAATTTAACCCCAGAACTGTCTTCCTGTACACAATTAAACACGGCCATTAATCATGCTAAAAGCTAAACAAACATCTGATCAGAAACAATataaaagctgaaacaaatacTACCACAGACAATAAATTTATGTGCTTAGTTACAATGCTTCTGAGCACTGCTTCCCTATTTACCGTAGCCTAAGCAAAGCTCAGTCTCGATGGAAGAAACAATAGGGAAAAGAGTCAGTAAAACAAAACTACAAAATTTATTCAAAGGTTGGAAAAGTTCTGAGTTCTTCCACGAACACAAGATTctctatttgtaaattataGCAAGTAAAGTAAATGCACAGGAACAATACCGATGCAAGCAAACAGTTTATAAGACAATTAGACATCAGCACAAGCAAAACCAACTGTTCAACCTGACTGCATCTTATATAAAATACTGGTTCATCTTCAGGTGTACATAACAATAGTAGTCAACAATACAGATTTGTAAACATGAGTTTATAAACTATTTCTAACAGATACAGTGAACTGGGTCACAACCTACATTGCCAGTCATATCTTGACTTCTAAAAGATAAGCCAAGACAGATCTGAAACAGGAACCAGCCACACAAAGTTGGCATTAACATTATCACAACCTGGTAACAATTAACTGCAATAAGTATGAAGTTAATACACATACTACAGTTGCGCCTGCCAATAATCTAGTTAGGGTTATGCTCAGGAGCATTGCACGATAGCTCAATTAGTTTCCTTTTTTCTGGCTGTCATCACCAGAATGTTGCAGCTTATTGTCAACTCCTGCCTCATCAGTTTTGTGTTGTTTGTCCTCAAGTTTTTCCTAcagaacaaaaaacaaaaacagtgTTAAAGTATATATTTCAGAATAGCAAGAGAGCGAAGAATGAGAAACCAAACCTTTAATGAGCTATTCTTTGATAGAAGCTCATCATACTCCTTTCTGATCCGGTTCACTTCATCTCTAAGTGAAGtattttcttgctttaaaaCTTCAGCACGTTGAGCCAACTCCTCACATTCAGCCTGCAGAATTTAAGTTAGGCTTCATCAATTGAAGGCACTACAAAAGATAATTCTATCCAGTATAGCTTGAAATGCACAAACAAATACCTGCTTACGCAACCTAGATCTGCGAGCAGACTCCCTGTTGGATTGTTTTCTTCTCTGCCTTTTGAGTTCCCGTTCATCCTGAATCATGGGAGAGTCAACACGACTAATTTCTCCATTTGCCAGAAAAACTGAAAACTTCATGTTTGTATCCATAGGATTGTTGATGATTAAGTGCCATTTCTATGGTTTTTGTATTTCATATAAGGACTCAACATCTTATTTTGAATGATGGCATGCCAAAATGAAAGGATTGAGATAGAAAATACATAATTTTAGAGGTGAAGAGCACCCAAATAAGAATAAAAAGTTGTAATATATCAATTTAACTTGAAATGCGCCTATGAAATTCATACTCCATACTAACACCACGATTTTTCTGATGAATGTCTGTACCTAagaagaaatgccattgacaaacacccaaatccaagaaatgctatCAATGAGTGCAAGTTCCATAAAATGTCATCGTACAAGCGATTTTGTCCCATAAATGCCATCGCcattagggttccgtccatccCACACCGATAAATGCACTGTTCATCCTATAGTACTTAATGGAGGGTTGCTAACGGAACCCTAAGTGGAGAAAAGCATTTATGAAGCACAGCAGCGAATACTACAACGGGAAGAAAATATTACAAGTGCACGGTTCTTGAAGGGAAGGGCTAATAGAACAAACCTGCACCCACTGCTCTCCTGGAACCATAGACCCTGGAGCTGCAGTTGGGGTTGCTTTACCATGTATTGCTGGAGTGGAGCTAGCTGTGTTGGCCCAGTAGTCCATTCCTATGTTCAAGTTTGTAGTTGGAGCAGGTACTGGACCACTTGATGTCATTGGCATGATTGCCATAGTTTGATTCAACTTTGCCTGGGATGGTGAACGTGATACACCATTCTGGGAACTTCGAACCTCTGACAGGATGCAAAGAAAAATTAAGAGGTTTCAATCCGAGCAATAAGGAACACTAGCAACCATAGAGATGTTCATAGGCACACCTCCATCTTGCTCTTGTCCACTTTCCTTGTGATGTGAATCCTACAAAGACATAATGATGCAAAGTTATTACTACTTATACCAGTTCAATAGCAACTTTATGGTATATTAATTGTCTAAAAATTGTAAAACATGTGGCCATGTGCATTTGAACCCCAAGAACAAAACTGCCTGAGCAGAACTTACATTCTGAGAATTTGCTTCACTTCCTTCACTAGAACTTTCACTTCCACTTTCCCCACTG
This genomic window from Oryza sativa Japonica Group chromosome 12, ASM3414082v1 contains:
- the LOC4351840 gene encoding FAS1 domain-containing protein SELMODRAFT_448915, whose product is MASFLAASLLIALVVSGSNVAATPSPSAVVGNGDIASTAQEMQRARYFTFVMLIRMVQEKIPHNTTFLMPNDRMLSTATIPESQVMEFLSRHSIPAPLMFDDLIKLPNATIVPTAHSSQTITITNVKHQKIYFNNIELISPDVCRVGDLFRCHGINGVIRPIVPRGKGSACPGHLAPATAAPGPASGANRSLETSSLTSPNMSSATSPSLQPAAESPQSSDTSTSQIASSYTTLILVLVFSIF
- the LOC4351839 gene encoding bZIP transcription factor 1-D isoform X2, whose translation is MGSSGADAPTKTSKASAPQEQQPPASSSTATPAVYPDWANFQGYPPIPPHGFFPSPVASSPQGHPYMWGAQPMIPPYGTPPPPYVMYPPGVYAHPSMPPGAHPFTPYAMASPNGNADPTGTTTTAAAAAAGETDGKSSEGKEKSPIKRSKGSLGSLNMITGKNSTEHGKTSGASANGAISQSGESGSESSSEGSEANSQNDSHHKESGQEQDGEVRSSQNGVSRSPSQAKLNQTMAIMPMTSSGPVPAPTTNLNIGMDYWANTASSTPAIHGKATPTAAPGSMVPGEQWVQDERELKRQRRKQSNRESARRSRLRKQAECEELAQRAEVLKQENTSLRDEVNRIRKEYDELLSKNSSLKEKLEDKQHKTDEAGVDNKLQHSGDDSQKKGN
- the LOC4351839 gene encoding bZIP transcription factor 1-D isoform X1, which gives rise to MGSSGADAPTKTSKASAPQEQQPPASSSTATPAVYPDWANFQQGYPPIPPHGFFPSPVASSPQGHPYMWGAQPMIPPYGTPPPPYVMYPPGVYAHPSMPPGAHPFTPYAMASPNGNADPTGTTTTAAAAAAGETDGKSSEGKEKSPIKRSKGSLGSLNMITGKNSTEHGKTSGASANGAISQSGESGSESSSEGSEANSQNDSHHKESGQEQDGEVRSSQNGVSRSPSQAKLNQTMAIMPMTSSGPVPAPTTNLNIGMDYWANTASSTPAIHGKATPTAAPGSMVPGEQWVQDERELKRQRRKQSNRESARRSRLRKQAECEELAQRAEVLKQENTSLRDEVNRIRKEYDELLSKNSSLKEKLEDKQHKTDEAGVDNKLQHSGDDSQKKGN